From Gammaproteobacteria bacterium, a single genomic window includes:
- a CDS encoding DNA-3-methyladenine glycosylase, with protein MNDTEIEQATRHLSKTDSVMALLIRHSGPLDLGRPGTPHFHSLVSAIINQQLSVKAGQTIEKRLLTRQGGTRFQAPKLASLDSTELRACGLSSNKVRYVRQLSLAVNEGDINFRKLVHLDDDSIRKMLIQLPGIGPWTIDMFLMNALRRPDVFPVDDLVLRQSMQRHYSLAADALRKDYLDIAARWRPYRSIATYYLWRNRPIKTS; from the coding sequence ATGAATGACACAGAGATTGAACAGGCAACAAGACACTTGTCAAAAACCGATTCGGTGATGGCATTATTAATCAGGCACTCCGGTCCCCTGGATCTTGGCCGGCCCGGGACACCGCACTTTCACAGCCTCGTAAGCGCCATTATCAATCAGCAATTGTCGGTCAAGGCCGGGCAGACCATTGAAAAACGCCTGCTCACCAGGCAGGGTGGCACCAGGTTCCAGGCGCCCAAACTGGCCAGCCTGGACAGTACAGAGCTTCGTGCCTGCGGACTGTCAAGCAACAAGGTTCGCTATGTCAGGCAACTGTCGCTCGCAGTAAACGAGGGCGACATCAACTTTCGCAAACTGGTGCATCTGGATGACGACAGCATTCGCAAGATGCTTATCCAGTTGCCGGGAATAGGGCCATGGACCATTGACATGTTCCTGATGAACGCACTGCGTCGCCCTGATGTTTTTCCGGTTGATGACCTGGTATTGCGACAATCCATGCAGCGACACTACTCTCTTGCTGCCGACGCATTACGGAAAGACTACCTGGACATCGCCGCGCGCTGGCGACCCTATCGCAGCATCGCTACTTATTATTTATGGCGCAACAGGCCGATAAAGACTTCCTGA